The following are from one region of the Nicotiana tabacum cultivar K326 chromosome 3, ASM71507v2, whole genome shotgun sequence genome:
- the LOC142179130 gene encoding uncharacterized protein LOC142179130 has translation MCDASDYVVGAVLGQRKDKIMHPIYYASITLSGAHLNYTVTEKEMLAVMFAFDKFKSYLIGSKGTENQIADHLSRLEGAEKAVEVEEILETFPDEQLLATSLEEVPWYADIGNYLATGIISYDISPVQKKKFFRDCFMYYWDEPYLFRICVDNMIQRCIPEIDQSSILQACHTSAYGGHFGGVRTAAKVLEAGFLLVNSVQDAQLWVKGCDECQ, from the exons atgtgtgatgcaagtgactaTGTTGTGGGAGCAGTGCTTGGGCAGCGGAAAGATAAAATCATGCACCCAATATACTACGCAAGTATAACATTGAGTGGAGCCCACCTGAACTACACTGTGACTGAGAAGGAGATGCTGGCAGTAATGTTTGCATTTGACAAGTTCAAATCGTACCTGATAGGCTCGAAG GGAACAGAAAACCAAATAGCTGACCATTTGTCGAGACTGGAAGGAGCTGAAAAAGCGGTTGAGGTAGAAGAgattctggaaacctttccagatGAGCAACTACTAGCCACAAGTcttgaggaagtgccatggtatgcagacattgGAAACTACCTAGCGACCGGTATAATTTCTTATGACATTTCCCCtgtgcaaaagaaaaagttcttccgTGATTGTttcatgtattattgggatgaaccttatcTGTTTAGGATTTGTGTTGACAACATGATCCAGAGATGTATCCCTGAGATAGACCagtcttctattttgcaggcatgtcacACATCAGCATATGGTGGACATTTCGGAGGAGTCAGGACAGCCGCGAAAGTTCTGGAAGCAGGATTCTTACTGGTCAACAGTGTTCAAGATGCACAGTTATGGGTAAAAGGCTGTGATGAATGCCAGTGA